In Salvelinus alpinus chromosome 30, SLU_Salpinus.1, whole genome shotgun sequence, a single genomic region encodes these proteins:
- the tpra gene encoding nucleoprotein TPR isoform X2, protein MAAVLLQVLERTELNKLPKAAQNKLEKFLTDQNNEIESLKTQHERFKADCEQQYFDVEKRLAESQEQIVSHTRNYQTLKEENTKLIEELNNLKGVDVESSEEKESQQPSKAKYEIEAERRELARLLEKRTQEVENLTEDVKRLNDKLVETNTAKIDLQLKLDEIQSSEVSIQHREKRMEQEKELLQNQNTWLNSELKTKTEELLSVSRDKGKEILELKCSFECKKDEVTRLQTQVTNLKKSSENLQKRVEDLMTKLKEAKDHHSTMEEKYRNEQNAHIKLSNLYKGSASDAESKNEELNRAVEELHKLVKEAGDARQNMEKKLADMAGSKSKQEAEMKEKFKKMELENANLRASDKKRSMPVLTEEELDSMCPTAAAVAKIVKPGMKFMELYNAFVDVQDQLLVEKQENRRVTRVLDEIVQEVEEKAPILKRQREEYESMQRSMNSLCAKLEQARTEIHSLQKETDEAKKHCSNLEKDNQHSERELEDMSQQVRVLLVELEEARGNPVVREETMNLSSSSEIINPRQVSFRSVEELQRQNQSMLARLRELGEKMEREQTEAKSARVTQLEQQLEKVQKELEIIKEQRNQQKQLADSNGRQRDMYRILLSQSTGFNLPPQGPTQEAAPQTYTPSRPSFPPPTRSTPMRASAAESSQTIQAKAALKQLNDSFTTYKNEKAVNDRMLNEQNEKLQEQLSAVRSQKAKLSTQLEFASKRYEMLQENVNGYRREIAALHDKSQKMAATAQKHEQIIHTMTQDLRAANEKLAMAEVRGENLKKERDMLKSAESRLNQEKEAMMAEQRNQNLLLTNLKSIQLTMERTETETGQRLNSQIERLERELTQFKKKLAEEVEQRHTLGRNQDAQLLEAKKQLEAQCALHQKTKELLKNAEQQANLLKQQLSHAESQNQGSGLGQGQSLGQTNSRAPIRAPLRAPSQTLAQAQSQATQEAQAKLQAELEEVRGRLQQAEKQISDLQERLQNASTNVEQYRIVVLSLEESLSKEKQARSPVETRLKEAQEFQRGLEKKLVEAEKEKQELREEKRKAVDIVEKQVNELKRTMKNLQSELQEAEERKAAAVTQEQKAMQDSLQQGKLAAEAQNKYERELMLHAADVEALQAVKKQGLQGNQSRKQLEDKAKQITTQLQEARTNWNQLEKKLKEDLSKQQKRADELQKQNGLLHQQMESLGAKMAATVQQQQQASRESSLNLSFSEEGKSQEQILEILRFVRREKEIAETQFEVAEVETQRYKQQVEHQDRELKELQESLNAEREKLQLTAKTMAQHDEKMKRMENLNVLVETNKMLKEERERLEQELHQTQAKVRKLEADITPLQDSNSELSEKNGMLQAEKKLLEEDCKRWKARTQQLVSQQKDTDQEENKKLHSEREAHLKRIQQLSEETGRLKAEVARTHASVTTAQSQAQNLKEILGKVTTERDAKTLDIQEKCKTITQVKKIGRRYKTQYEELKVQHDKLVAEAAAKPAQEEVLQAVQQAHLQAQHAQQASAQEIQSLKDSLSQAETKVKDLEGQLKNVQETVNERNTEMGRLRQELTRLQEQSAQGTQSEVTRLKQELTRLQEQFTQAQGTQGEVTRLKQELTRLQEQSTQAQGTQGEVTRLKQELTRLQEQSTQAQGTQGEVTRLKQELTRLQEQSTQAQGTQGEVTRLKQELTRLQEQSTQAQGTQGEVTRLKQELTRLQEQSTQAQGTQGEVTRLKQELQEKTAQEESLRQQMADKEEKTKKVFMGAKQKINQLNIAKEHLTKEVEELKQQREEQEVRLSALKSQYEGRLHRQDREIRELRDHRDEQPQRDESQDQGKNKTQEQQQRAPEQRQINQRTSQAADRGSGSSGSSEQPPTANIKPTTVSGGAPSKPSPIPGNKSTPRASIRPMVPITMPTPTATVMPHTQSESQEVLQSSEGGTPVEHVSVFGSTSGSVRSTSPSVQNITHSQFQPISSQATAFVQPTQQQQAPPTAEPASQETEAGPSGQVERPSTSTAVFGSAIATGGSAGPKRAREVELEARAESPDTALENPDEPPIPKKLRIIQRVGLEEENEEGTDGEAEGSGENQETPDGSQELPDVSFPVLGEVEEEDDGVSQSVPSDHQVTHQPSDTQDSSEERQPDVIIIDTDSSSREEEEEEEEAEQYEEEVEEEKEDDDDEDQGMGREESNEGSGDANEPFEGDETGPETSEPASENEESMGAIDSTSQKQADSQSGEGSSSTTESFPMAMSDPPKELLQPTASTTSTFSFSTSPFSPSSSLRLPQSVPRRPPHPLPPRLYIQPPGTELGLGPPPTQRLSAPIRRQSVGRGPQLTPGIGNMQHFFDDDDRMVPSTPTLVVPHRTDGFAEAIHSPQVAGVPRFRFGPPEDMPQASSSHSDLGQLASQGGLGMYESPLFLAAHDEESGGRSVPTTPLQVAAPVTLFNESHPSDAQDMASQSVPMVTTSTSHHGLAVPGGEAVPGDDGDEVFMEADSEGSGEASMDSQAEMDSAQPSDDASLPSTSQEPTSSSADTSSSVQPKPSGRPLAQHSLPMRTANRGRALIRRGGMGFLRAGRGPFGRGNLPR, encoded by the exons ATGGCGGCAGTTCTGCTCCAAGTTTTGGAGCGTACAGAGCTTAATAAACTTCCTAAAGCTGCTCAAAACAAATTAGAAAAGTTCCTTACTGACCAAAATAATGAAATCGAATCCCTCAAAACGCAGCACGAGCGGTTCAAAGCGGACTGTG AGCAGCAATACTTTGACGTTGAGAAGAGATTGGCAGAGAGTCAGGAGCAGATTGTGTCTCACACCCGGAATTACCAGACTCTCAAAGAGGAGAATACCAAACTCA TCGAAGAGCTGAACAATCTGAAAGGTGTGGATGTGGAATCGTCAGAGGAGAAGGAATCACAGCAGCCG AGCAAAGCCAAATATGAGATTGAGGCCGAAAGGCGGGAACTGGCTCGTCTGCTTGAAAAGAGAACTCAAGAAGTGGAAAATCTCACCG AGGATGTCAAGCGGCTCAATGACAAGCTGGTGGAGACCAACACAGCCAAAATAGATCTACAGCTCAAACTGGATGAGATCCAATCTTCTGAGGTCTCCATTCAG CACCGTGAGAAACGTATGGAGCAGGAGAAGGAGCTGCTGCAGAATCAGAACACGTGGCTGAACTCTGAACTGAAGACCAAGACAGAGGAGCTGCTATCAGTCTCCAGGGACAAGGGCAAGGAGATCCTGGAGCTCAAGTGCAGCTTTGAGTGCAAGAAGGACGAG GTCACAAGACTTCAAACCCAAGTCACCAATCTGAAGAAGAGCAGTGAGAACCTGCAGAAGCGAGTGGAGGACCTGATGACAAAACTGAAAGAG GCTAAAGACCATCATAGCACCATGGAGGAGAAGTACCGCAATGAACAGAATGCCCACATCAAGCTCTCCAACTTGTACAAG GGGTCAGCGTCAGATGCAGAGTCCAAGAACGAGGAGTTGAACAGGGCCGTGGAGGAGCTGCACAAGCTGGTGAAGGAGGCTGGTGATG CGAGACAGAACATGGAGAAGAAGCTGGCAGACATGGCGGGGTCAAAGAGCAAACAGGAGGCTGAGATGAAGGAGAAGTTTAAGAAGATGGAGCTGGAGAACGCCAACCTGCGTGCCTCAGATAAGAAAAGAA GCATGCCAGTGCTCACAGAGGAAGAGTTGGACTCCATGTGTCCGACCGCAGCTGCTGTGGCCAAGATTGTCAAGCCTGGAATGAAGTTCATGGAG CTGTACAACGCATTCGTGGACGTCCAGGACCAGTTGCTCGTGGAGAAGCAGGAGAACCGGCGTGTGACGCGCGTGCTGGACGAGATCgtgcaggaggtggaggagaaggcGCCCATCCTAAAGCGCCAGCGGGAGGAGTATGAGAGCATGCAGAGGTCCATGAACAGCCTCTGTGCCAAACTGGAACAGGCCAGGACG GAGATCCACAGCCTGCAGAAAGAGACAGATGAGGCCAAAAAGCACTGCTCCAACCTGGAGAAGGACAACCAGCACTctgagagagagctggaggacaTGTCCCAGCAG GTGCGCGTCCTGCTAGTGGAGCTGGAGGAGGCGCGTGGCAACCCGGTGGTACGCGAGGAGACGATGAACCTGAGCAGCAGCTCTGAGATCATCAACCCGCGGCAGGTTTCCTTCCGCAGTGTGGAGGAGTTGCAGCGGCAGAACCAGAGCATGCTGGCACGTCTCCGGGAGCTGggggagaagatggagagagagcagaccGAGGCCAAGTCTGCACG TGTGACCCAGCTGGAACAGCAGCTAGAGAAGGTCCAGAAGGAGCTGGAGATTATAAAGGAGCAGAGAAACCAGCAAAAGCAGTTGGCTGACTCCAACGGCCGCCAGAGAGACATGTACCGCATCCTGCTGTCCCAGAGCACCGGCTTCAACCTCCCACCACAAG GTCCTACACAGGAGGCAGCCCCCCAGACGTACACCCCCAGCCGgccctccttcccccctcccaCCAGGTCCACCCCCATGAGGGCTTCAGCCGCTGAGTCTTCCCAGACCATCCAGGCCAAGGCTGCTCTCAAACAG TTGAACGACTCCTTCACCACATACAAGAATGAGAAGGCGGTGAACGACAGGATGCTGAACGAGCAGAACGAGAAGCTACAGGAGCAGCTGTCTGCGGTCCGCTCCCAGAAGGCCAAGCTCTCCACACAGCTGGAGTTCGCCTCCAAGAG GTACGAGATGCTGCAGGAGAATGTAAACGGCTACAGGCGGGAGATCGCTGCTCTGCACGATAAGAGCCAGAAGATGGCCGCCACGGCTCAGAAACATGAGCAGATCATCCACACCATGACCCAGGATCTCCGGGCAGCCAATGAGAAGCTGGCCATGGCAGAG GTGCGTGGTGAGAacctgaagaaagagagagacatgctgaagTCAGCAGAGTCCAGACTGAACCAGGAGAAGGAAGCCATGATGGCTGAGCAGCGCAACCAGAACCTCCTGCTCACCAACCTCAAGTCCATCCAG CTGACGATGGAGCGTACTGAGACCGAGACCGGGCAGCGTCTGAACAGCCAgatagagagactggagagagagctcACCCAGTTTAAGAAGAAACTGGCTGAGGAGGTGGAGCAGAGGCACACGCTGGGCCGTAACCAAGAT GCTCAACTGCTGGAGGCCAAGAAGCAGCTAGAGGCCCAGTGTGCCCTGCACCAGAAGACCAAGGAGCTTTTGAAGAATGCTGAGCAGCAGGCTAACCTTCTGAAACAACAGCTCAGCCATGCTGAGAGCCAGAACCAGGGTTCAGGTCTGGGCCAGGGTCAGAGCCTGGGCCAGACCAACTCCCGGGCACCCATCAGAGCACCGTTAAGAG CTCCATCTCAGACCCTAGCTCAGGCCCAGTCCCAGGCTACCCAGGAGGCCCAGGCCAAGCTCCAGGCAGAACTAGAGGAGGTGCGCGGGCGTCTGCAGCAGGCCGAGAAGCAGATCAGCGATCTGCAGGAGCGCCTGCAGAACGCGAGCACTAACGTGGAGCAGTACCGCATCGTGGTGCTCAGCCTGGAGGAGTCCCTCAGCAAAGAGAAACAG gctCGTTCTCCTGTGGAGACTCGTCTAAAGGAGGCCCAGGAGTTCCAGCGTGGGCTGGAAAAGAAGCTGGTGGAGGCTGAGAAGGAGAAACAGGAGCTCcgtgaggagaagaggaaggccGTGGACATTGTGGAGAAACAG GTGAATGAGCTGAAGAGGACTATGAAAAACTTGCAGTCAGAGCTGCAGGAGGCTGAGGAGAGGAAGGCTGCAGCCGTCACCCAGGAACAGAAGGCCATGCAGGACAGCCTGCAGCAG GGCAAGCTGGCAGCGGAGGCCCAGAACAAGTACGAGCGGGAGCTGATGCTGCATGCGGCTGATGTGGAGGCGCTACAGGCGGTCAAGAAACAAGGCCTGCAGGGGAACCAGAGCAGGAAGCAGCTGGAGGACAAGGCCAAACAGATCACCACCCAGCTACAGGAGGCTCGCACCAACTGGAACCAACTGGAGAAGAAACTCAAG GAGGACCTGTCCAAGCAGCAGAAGCGGGCAGATGAGCTGCAGAAGCAGAATGGCCTGCTGCACCAGCAGATGGAGAGCCTGGGAGCCAAAATGGCCGCCACagtacagcagcagcaacaggctAGTAGGGAGAGCAGCCTCAACCTGTCCTTCAGCGAAGAGGGCAAGTCCCAGGAACAGATCCTGGAGATCCTCAG GTTTGTGCGTCGTGAGAAGGAGATCGCAGAGACACAGTTTGAGGTGGCAGAGGTTGAGACACAGCGCTACAAACAACAGGTTGAACACCAGGACCGCGAGCTGAAGGAACTACAAGAGAGCCTCaacgctgagagagagaaactacaG CTGACAGCGAAGACCATGGCCCAGCACGATGAGAAAATGAAGAGGATGGAGAACTTAAACGTGCTGGTGGAGACCAACAAGATgctgaaggaggagagggagaggctggAACAGGAGCTGCACCAGACCCAGGCTAAA GTGCGTAAGCTGGAGGCGGACATCACTCCCCTGCAGGACTCCAACTCTGAGCTGAGTGAGAAGAATGGCATGCTGCAGGCTGAGAAGAAACTGTTGGAAGAGGACTGCAAACGCTGGAAGGCCCGcacacag cAACTGGTGAGCCAGCAGAAGGACACAGACCAGGAGGAGAACAAGAAGCTGCACTCTGAGCGAGAGGCCCACCTCAAACGCATCCAGCAGCTCTCTGAGGAGACTGGGAGACTGAAGGCTGAGGTGGCCAG GACCCATGCGTCGGTGACCACAGCCCAGAGCCAGGCGCAGAACCTGAAGGAGATTCTGGGCAAGGTGACCACCGAGAGGGATGCGAAGACCCTGGACATCCAGGAGAAGTGCAAGACCATCACGCAGGTCAAGAAAATCGGACGACGTTACAAGACGCAGTATGAGGAGCTCAAAGTGCAGCacgacaag CTGGTGGCGGAGGCAGCAGCCAAGCCAGCCCAGGAGGAGGTGCTGCAGGCCGTGCAGCAGGCCCATCTGCAGGCTCAACATGCCCAGCAGGCCTCTGCCCAAGAGATCCAGAGCCTGAAGGACTCCCTCAGCCAGGCTGAGACCAAGGTCAAAGACCTGGAGGGACAACTGAAAAACGTACAGGAG ACAGTGAATGAGCGCAACACAGAGATGGGGCGTCTGAGACAGGAGCTGACCCGGCTCCAGGAACAGTCTGCACAGGGGACACAGAGTGAAGTGACCCGGCTGAAACAGGAGCTGACCCGGCTCCAGGAACAGTTTACCCAGGCCCAGGGGACCCAGGGTGAAGTGACCCGGCTGAAACAGGAGCTGACCCGGCTCCAGGAACAGTCTACCCAGGCCCAGGGAACCCAGGGTGAAGTGACCCGGCTGAAACAGGAGCTGACCCGGCTCCAGGAACAGTCTACCCAGGCCCAAGGGACCCAGGGTGAAGTGACCCGGCTGAAACAGGAGCTGACCCGGCTCCAGGAACAGTCTACCCAGGCCCAGGGGACCCAGGGTGAAGTGACCCGGCTGAAACAGGAACTGACCCGGCTCCAGGAACAGTCTACCCAGGCCCAGGGGACCCAGGGTGAAGTGACCCGGCTGAAACAGGAGCTGACCCGGCTCCAGGAACAGTCTACCCAGGCCCAGGGGACCCAGGGTGAAGTGACTCGGCTGAAACAGGAGCTGCAGGAGAAGACTGCTCAGGAGGAGTCGCTACGGCAACAGATGGCCGACAAGGAGGAGAAGACCAAGAAGGTCTTTATGGGAGCCAAGCAGAAGATCAACCAACTCAACA TTGCGAAGGAGCATCTGACCaaggaggtggaggagctgaagCAGCAGCGGGAGGAGCAGGAGGTGCGTCTGAGTGCTCTCAAGTCCCAGTATGAGGGCCGTCTGCACCGACAGGACCGAGAGATCAGGGAGCTCCGAGACCACCGTGACGAACAACCTCAGAGAGACGAGTCCCAGGACCAGGGGAAAAATAAG ACCCAGGAGCAGCAGCAGAGAGCTCCAGAACAGAGGCAGATCAACCAGAGGACTTCCCAAGCTGCAGACAGGGGAAG TGGTTCTTCCGGCTCTTCAGAGCAGCCCCCCACTGCCAACATCAAACCCACCACAGTGTCGGGCGGTGCCCCCAGTAAACCTTCCCCCATCCCCGGGAACAAGTCCACCCCCAGGGCCAGCATCCGACCCATGGTGCCCataaccatgcccacacccacgGCCACTGTCATGCCCCATACACAGTCTGAAAGCCAGGAAG TGCTGCAGTCCTCTGAGGGTGGAACCCCTGTGGAACACGTGTCTGTGTTCGGCAGCACCAGCGGCTCGGTCCGCTCCACCAGCCCTAGCGTCCAGAACATCACGCACTCtcagtttcagccaatcagcagccAGGCCACCGCCTTCGTCCAGCCAACCCAGCAACAGCAGGCCCCGCCCACCGCTGAGCCGGCCAGTCAGGAGACCGAGGCGGGCCCTAGTGGTCAAGTGGAGAGGCCCTCCACGTCTACGGCCGTATTTGGCTCCGCTATTGCTACAGGGGGCTCTGCTGGGCCAAAGCGTGCCCGCGAGGTGGAGCTGGAGGCTCGGGCAGAGAGCCCTGACACGGCCCTGGAGAACCCAGACGAACCACCCATCCCCAAGAAGCTCCGTATCATCCAGAGAGTGGGCCTGGAGGAGGAGAATGAAGAGGGCACTGATGGAGAGGCTGAGGGGTCAGGGGAGAACCAGGAGACTCCAGACGGCAGCCAG GAGCTACCAGACGTGTCCTTTCCTGTactgggagaggtggaggaagaggatgacGGGGTGTCCCAGTCTGTCCCCTCAGACCACCAGGTGACCCACCAACCCTCTGACACCCAGGACTCCAGCGAAGAGCGCCAGCCTGACGTCATCATCATCGACACAGACAGCTCCAGtcgagaagaagaagaggaagaggaggaggcagagcAG tatgaggaagaggtggaggaagagaaggaggatgatgatgacgaGGACCAGGGGatgggaagagaggagagcaacGAGGGGAGCGGAGACGCCAACGAGCCGTTTGAAGGAGACGAGACGGGCCCTGAGACCTCGGAGCCTGCCTCAGAGAACGAGGAGAGCATGGGAGCTATAGACTCCACCTCCCAGAAACAGGCTGACTCGCAAagcg GTGAGGGGAGCAGCAGTACCACCGAATCCTTCCCCATGGCCATGTCCGACCCCCCCAAAGAACTACTACAGCCTACCGCTAGTACTACCAGCACTTTCTCCTTCTctacctcccccttctccccctcctccagcCTGCGCCTGCCCCAGTCCGTCCCCCGCCGACCCCCACACCCCCTGCCCCCACGCCTCTACATCCAGCCCCCCGGCACTGAGCTGGGCCTGGGACCTCCACCCACACAG AGGCTGTCTGCGCCAATCCGCCGGCAGTCTGTAGGCAGAGGACCCCAGCTCACGCCTGGGATAGGCAACATG CAACACTTCTTTGATGACGATGACAGGATGGTCCCCAGTACGCCCACGCTGGTGGTGCCCCACCGGACTGATGGCTTTGCTGAGGCCATCCA tTCTCCCCAGGTAGCAGGAGTTCCCAGGTTCAGGTTTGGTCCTCCTGAAGACATGCCTCAGGCCAGCTCGTCCCACTCTGACCTCGGACAGCTCGCCTCACAAGGAG GTCTGGGGATGTACGAGAGTCCTCTGTTCCTGGCCGCTCACGACGAGGAGTCTGGAGGGAGGAGTGTTCCCACCACGCCCCTGCAGGTTGCTGCCCCAGTGACGCTCTTCAATGAATCCCACCCCTCTGATGCCCAGGACATGGCATCCCAGTCTGTTCCCATGGTGACAACATCCACGAGCCACCACGGGCTGGCAGTCCCCGGCGGAGAGGCCGTCCCAGGAGATGACGGGGACGAGGTGTTCATGGAGGCAGATAGTGAAGG GAGTGGTGAAGCGTCCATGGATAGCCAGGCTGAGATGGACTCTGCCCAGCCGTCAGACGATGCCAGTCTGCCCTCCACAAGCCAGGAGCCCACCTCCAGCTCTGCCG acACCAGCAGTAGTGTGCAGCCCAAGCCCTCCGGCCGCCCCTTGGCCCAGCACTCTCTGCCCATGAGGACAGCCAACAGGGGCAGGGCGCTCATCCGCAGAGGAG GTATGGGCTTCCTTCGAGCAGGAAGAGGCCCCTTCGGTAGAGGAAACCTACCCCGCTAA